The genomic window CACAGGCAAGAGTTGCCTGAGGATTAACGCGTTTAATTAGACGAATAACCAATAGTGAGCCAAAAATTAAAAATCCAATTAAGCATATGAAAGTGGCTATTGTTGTAGGGAGCATGGCTCCACCAGGAATCCACAAATTGGATATAATCTTATACGGGATAAAGAATAAAACAACTGGTATTACACCAAAATACGAATACCAATGACCCTTATAATACGCATGATCCCAATAAATATTGTGTACACAATCAGAAAGAAGATTATTTCTTGCAATTGGGTCATACGGATTAGGTAATTTTTGCATTTGCGGTGGAACAGGTAAATCAAGATGAGTCTTACCTTTAAGTAGAGCGTCTGCTGTACGTGCGTATTGATCAAAATCGTAAGTGTAGTTTCCAGCAACATCAAAATGCATTGGAATACCGTTAAAAACATTCCAAAATATTGCAAAAATAGCAATCAAAAGGAAAGGCGTCCAGAATAAAGTGAGTAAAAGCCTTTGATTAATACTCTTTGTATTAAGTTTGATTTTCCATAATTTAGACCACGGATTCCATAATGCAATAAAAATTGAAATTATTATAAGAAGAAAAACGCGACCCCAATTCCAGCTAAAAGGTGCTCTAACATTTGCTTTAGCATCCTCAACGTCTACAACATCTCCTTTAGGATGTTGTATCCATAATCTAAGAGTGCTTTTAACTCCAATTGCTTGATCTGGAACTGGAAGCATAGCAAAACTAATGGCTCTAGGATTGGTGCTCAACGGCTTTCCAGCGATTTTATTAACATCAATTCGTACATGCACATCCGTTTTAACAGGATTTTTGCCAATTTTTTTCGGAGTAATTAGTGAAGGCTTAAGCTGAATATACGGTGAAGATCCGTCGGAATTAACTTCTAAATAAGATTCCGAAGGATCAGTAATTAAAAGTCCTCCAGAAGAAAGTCTTTCAATACCTGGACCAGTTGCATTGTGTGCAAACATGCTATCTGTGCTGCCAGTAACACTATTCCAAAATGGAATATTTCCAACAGTGCATTCAAACAATGCTATTAACAGCAAGATTGCTAAAGGCGCGCGAAGAACATGGAAAATGTGTTGTAGCGTAAAATTAGCAAGTCTAGCTGTTGGTCTCATAGCAATCCTAAATCCTATTCTTCCGCAACCAAATCAAGATAATCATCACTCCACAAATCTTCGTCACCGTCTGGCATAAGAAGGACTCGTTCAGGGTTTAACGCAAGAACTGCTCCTTCATCGTGAGTAACCAATACAATAGCGCCTTCGTATTTTGCAATGGCTTTAAGAATTTCATCTCTAGAAGCTGGATCTAAATTGTTAGTAGGCTCATCGAGCAAAAGCACGTTTGCTTTTGAAGTTACAAGAGTTGCCAAGGCTAGACGAGTTTTTTCGCCTCCCGAAAGCACTTTAGCTGGCTTCATTGCGTCATCTCCAGAAAATAGGAAGCTTCCTAGCATAGATCTTGCTTGAGTGTCATTTAAATCTGGAGCAACATGCTGAAGATTTTCTAATACTGTCGCATCTAAATCCAAAGTGTCGTGTTCCTGAGCAAAATAGCCAATCTTGCAGCCATGCCCATAGTTTACGCTGCCAGTATCTGCACTTTCTTCTCCAGCTAGAATACGTAAAGTGGTTGTTTTACCAGCACCGTTATATCCAAGAATAACAACTCTTGAACCTTTATCTATAGCCAAATTTATGCCAGCAAATACAATATTGGATCCATAAGCTTTTGAAATATCTTCAGCCATAATAGGTGTTCGTCCGCAAGGAGCAGGTTCTGGAAAACGAATATCTGCTACTTTCTCGCGACTTTGTGCTTCGCTTGTTTCACTTAACAGACGTTCAGCCCTACGCATCATGTTTTGAGCTGCTACTGCTTTTGTTGCTTTTGCATGTAAACGAATACCTTGTTTCATAAGGCGTTCAGCTTTTTTTTCAGCCACTTCTCGTTCTCTGCGCCTGCGTTCTTCGTCTACAACGCGTTGATGTAAGTATGCTTTCCAACCCATTGAATACATGTCTATTTGAGCCAATTGTGCATCTAAATGCCAGACTTTATTTACAAC from Gardnerella vaginalis ATCC 14018 = JCM 11026 includes these protein-coding regions:
- a CDS encoding beta-carotene 15,15'-monooxygenase, translated to MRPTARLANFTLQHIFHVLRAPLAILLLIALFECTVGNIPFWNSVTGSTDSMFAHNATGPGIERLSSGGLLITDPSESYLEVNSDGSSPYIQLKPSLITPKKIGKNPVKTDVHVRIDVNKIAGKPLSTNPRAISFAMLPVPDQAIGVKSTLRLWIQHPKGDVVDVEDAKANVRAPFSWNWGRVFLLIIISIFIALWNPWSKLWKIKLNTKSINQRLLLTLFWTPFLLIAIFAIFWNVFNGIPMHFDVAGNYTYDFDQYARTADALLKGKTHLDLPVPPQMQKLPNPYDPIARNNLLSDCVHNIYWDHAYYKGHWYSYFGVIPVVLFFIPYKIISNLWIPGGAMLPTTIATFICLIGFLIFGSLLVIRLIKRVNPQATLACVSICLTLFFITSNTVYLWFRTSFYSVPMAASLFFTSLGLWFYLGSIKDEETTKTHKIVEQLKPSSIISFKHIAAGSLFIAFNLGCRPTFIIAFLFAIPLFYTHFYSYIKNIIISDKKSIENLKNLLKLILCIIIPFIIVAIPIGLYNALRFGSPFNFGNEYQITITDMTTMRLPSQNIIPSILSYIALPIRFISTFPWIAIQPIAFEKWQYAEPMIGGMFTLSPLALLGIICVFTMARNMSKIATRLAIISVISGIIVIVFDSLKAGIGWRYIADFAWLFALSAIIGINSLLQKYADITVCDTWKTKTLCYLLRFVIFGLLFFSIAIAFLSWFVPGREDSILRFNPQMWHTVRCWFTLI
- a CDS encoding ABC-F family ATP-binding cassette domain-containing protein; translated protein: MAIDAQGLTIQIGARTLLNPTDFHVTKGDKIGLVGRNGAGKTTLTRVITGEMLPAGGTVRVSGGLGYLPQDTHAADPEQSALDRIMSARDISSIVSRIRKAEKEMTNPDPDIMTKAMNRYDKAIEDFEKAGGYAVQSEAISMANSLGLPQEIMKQALGTLSGGQRRRIELARILFSDADTLILDEPTNHLDADSIIWLRNYLKKFSGGFLVISHSTELLDEVVNKVWHLDAQLAQIDMYSMGWKAYLHQRVVDEERRRREREVAEKKAERLMKQGIRLHAKATKAVAAQNMMRRAERLLSETSEAQSREKVADIRFPEPAPCGRTPIMAEDISKAYGSNIVFAGINLAIDKGSRVVILGYNGAGKTTTLRILAGEESADTGSVNYGHGCKIGYFAQEHDTLDLDATVLENLQHVAPDLNDTQARSMLGSFLFSGDDAMKPAKVLSGGEKTRLALATLVTSKANVLLLDEPTNNLDPASRDEILKAIAKYEGAIVLVTHDEGAVLALNPERVLLMPDGDEDLWSDDYLDLVAEE